One segment of Gemmatimonadota bacterium DNA contains the following:
- a CDS encoding DUF86 domain-containing protein, with product MTPDRLSRKVVTERSDWVREMLERIRMLPLASLEDFASDQRNVDAAESCLRRALEALLDLGRHTLAKGFGDAPAEYRQVAERLGTQGVLMEDEAALFVKMAGYRNRIVHFYDRVSDAELYELCSSRLTDVEVVLGGLHRWIRDHPDMIDSGV from the coding sequence ATGACGCCGGATCGTCTCAGCCGGAAGGTCGTGACCGAGCGGTCCGACTGGGTGAGGGAGATGCTCGAGCGCATCCGCATGCTCCCTCTTGCGTCTCTTGAGGACTTCGCCTCGGATCAGCGGAACGTCGACGCCGCCGAGTCGTGCCTCAGAAGAGCGCTCGAGGCGCTCTTGGACCTCGGGCGGCACACTCTGGCCAAGGGCTTCGGCGACGCGCCCGCGGAATACAGACAGGTGGCGGAGCGCCTCGGCACCCAGGGTGTGCTCATGGAGGACGAGGCGGCGCTATTCGTCAAGATGGCGGGGTACCGTAACCGAATAGTGCATTTCTACGATCGCGTATCGGACGCTGAGCTGTACGAACTGTGTTCGAGCCGGCTGACGGATGTCGAAGTGGTTCTCGGCGGGCTCCACCGGTGGATCCGCGACCACCCGGACATGATTGACTCGGGCGTGTGA